The following coding sequences are from one Nicotiana tabacum cultivar K326 chromosome 1, ASM71507v2, whole genome shotgun sequence window:
- the LOC107764464 gene encoding AIG2-like protein D, which translates to MASATNPQSVFNVFVYGSLLADDVVRALLKRVPPSCPAILHNFHRFSIRGCVYPAILPVENKKVNGKVLSGITVPELDILDKFEDVEYERRTVDVSLTDSSDTLLVEAYIWADQSDPNLYGEWNFEEWEQLHKKSFLKMTMEFVEELEQPNQSGST; encoded by the exons ATGGCGTCTGCCACTAATCCTCAATCAGTGTTCAATGTTTTCGTCTACGGCAGTCTTTTAGCTGACGACGTCGTTCGTGCCCTCCTCAAACGGGTCCCACCTTCTTGTCCTGCCATTCTCCACAACTT CCATAGGTTTAGCATCAGAGGGTGTGTTTATCCTGCCATTCTACCTGTAGAAAACAAGAAAGTTAATGGCAAG GTTCTTTCAGGCATCACTGTTCCTGAATTGGAtatcttggataaatttgaggacgTTGAGTACGAAAGGAGAACTGTTGATGTATCCCTGACG GACAGCTCCGATACATTACTGGTGGAAGCATATATTTGGGCTGACCAGAGTGACCCGAATTTGTACGGTGAATGGAACTTTGAG GAATGGGAACAGTTGCACAAGAAAAGCTTCCTGAAAATGACAATGGAGTTTGTGGAAGAACTGGAGCAGCCTAATCAAAGTGGCAGCACATGA